The stretch of DNA aggaggggtgcgtcacttgagtgggttgagttactgacgtgatcttcctgtctgggttggcgcccccccttggtttgtgctgtggtggagatctttgtgggctatactcggccttgtctcaggatggtaagttggtgtttgaagatatccctctagtggtgtgggggctgtgctttggcaaagtgggtggggttatatctttcctgtttggccctgtccggtggtatcatcggatggggccacagtgtctcctgacccctcctgtctcagcctccagtatttatgctgcagtagtttatgtgtcggggggctagggtcagttggttatatctggagtacttctcctgtcttatccggtgtcctgtgtgaacttaagtatgctctctctaattctctcgttctctctctcggaggacctgagccctaggaccatgcgtcaggactaccgggcatgatgactccttgctgtccccagtccacctggccttgctgctgttccagtttcaactgttctgcctgcggctatggaaccctgacctgtccaccggacgtgctacctgtcccagacctgttgttttcaactctctagagaccgcaggagcggtagagatactcttaatgatcggctatgaaaagccaactgacatttactcctgattattatttgaccatgctggtcatttatgaacatttgaacatcttggccatgttctgttataatctccacccggcacagccagaagaggactggccacccctcatagcctggttcctctctaggtttcttcctaggttttggcctttctagggagtttttcctagccaccgtgcttctacacctgcattgcttgctgtttggggttttaggctgggtttctgtacagcaccttgagatattagctgatgtacgaagggctatataaaataaacttgatttgatttaaaacaaGGTTTCTACATAGGCAGTGAGGAAGTGTTAATAGACAGCTTGTGACAGACAACTCGTGACCACTGTGAAACTGATAACAGGAAGAAAGTCTCCCCactcagggaggggagaaaccGTTAGGCTTGCAGTAGATTATGTAACATGTGGATATGATAAGCAATGTATGTGATGGAATGGAATTTAACAGCAGCTTTGTCTTTGTCCGGGGGGAGGAGGAACATTTAGGGCGCTATGACGCTGTGTGTGATGGGATATATAAACCAATGTATGTCGTATTGGGGGAGAGCTCTCAAGAATAAATGTCACTGACTACTTTTGACTGGTCTCTGTCTGTTTCACTTCCCCAGAATCTTACAACCTCTGGGTGCAGActgagtgttttaattgaattggttaatgAATACATAGGAATTAAAATTCCTCTAACAGACATCTATTCTGACTTACTTCAGCTTCATCAGTTTATATGTGGGATCCACCAGAGCAGCTGAAAGCAGTCCCCCTGcagagtctcctgggtgattgtagctcaggtccagctctttcaggtgggaggggtttgacctcagagctgaagaCAGAGCAGCACAGCCCTCCTCTGtgaccagacagccagacagcctacagagacacACAACAGCTGTCTAGGTTGGTGTACTGGTGTCAATCATCTTGTAGGACACCCATACTTTTGTCCATGACACAAACATTGTCATGAAACATCAGATTTTCAGAGTATTTGTTTTACTAAACTCAGTACCGACCTGACTGAAACAGCTGTACTTACCCCAGTGTGtgtagtttacagtctggatcCTCCAGTCCGGCAGACAGCAGTGTAACTCAGCTCAGTACCGACCTGACTGAAACAGCTGTACTTACCCCAGTGTGtgtagtttacagtctggatcctccagtccagcagacagcagtGTAACTCCTGAGTCCTGCAGGTCATTGTTTCTCAGCTCCAGTTGGTTCAGTTGTGAGTTGGGTGAACTCAGGACTGAGGCCAGATCTGAACAGCAACCCTCTGTCAGACCACACTGACCTAGACTAGAGGGCAGAAGAGAAAATGATTAACACATGATTAAAACATCCACATAATAACTCATACGGAAGATATTTAACTCACACTAGTGTCTGTATGTTGCAGAGTGGACTGGTTAGTCCAACACagagcagctccactcctctGTCTCCCAGGTTATTGTAGCTGAGGTCCAGTTCTCTCAGGGGGGAGTTTGGTGTCTGCAGAGCTGAGGTCAGAGTCTCACACGATTTATATGTGACTTTACAGCCATccagtctggagagaggagataaTCTGTTAGATATACAAAGCCTTCAGAATAATGATACTGTAAACATCAACTcaataacagaacttacagtGCTCTTTTGCAGGTTTTAACTACTGGCAGCAACCTCTGATAACCTTCCTTTGATGTGTTGTATGTCTTCAGGTCAAACTCCTCCAGCACCTCCTCTGACATCAGTAACAGGTAGGCCAGGGCTGAACATTGGTCAGGTTTTAGTCTTGTTTCTGAAAGAGTTCCTGATCGCAGGGAGGTCTGCATGTCTTCAACTAGAGAGTTGGAACCaagttcattcagacagtggaacaggtTGATGATTCTTTCTGGTGAGGATTCCTGGTCGATTTTGTATGAAAGGTACCTGACTATTCTGTTAActgttttcttatggctctgtgtTGTACTTCCTGTCTGTGTCAGAAGGCCTCGTAACAGATTCTGATTGGACTCCAATGAGAGacccagaaggaagcggaggaacaGGTCCAGGTGTCCATTCTCACTCTTCAAGGCCTGGTCCACTGCGCTCTCGTGTAAGTCAGACAACCTGATTGACTCCTTTTCATCATCATCACTAGTGGGGGAGAAAACATTTTCCTTCTTGTCCAGACATGATTCTAAAGCATGCACTGCTGctagaaactcctgaatgctcagatgcaCAAAGCTGTAGACCTTCTCTTGGTCCAGCCCAGATTCTTCTTTAAAGATCTCTGTACACAATGCTGAGTACTCTGATGCCTCTGTGACATCAAGGCCACACTCTCTCAGGTCCTCCTCATAGTAGATCAGGTTGCCCTTCTGCAGCTGTTGGAAAGCCAGCTTTGCCAGTTTCAGGATCATCTCTTTGTCTGACTGAGACAGTTCCTTTGGGTTTGTCTCTGTGGCTTTGTTGTACTTCCTGTTCTTCACAATGATTTGGATGAGCGTGAAGTGTGAGCACATCTGGGTCAGAGTTTTGGGGACTTCATCCTTCTCTGCCTCTTTCAGTATCATCTCAAGGACAGTGGCTGATATCCAACAGAAGACTGgtatgtggcacatgatgtggaggctccttgatgtcttCATGTGTTTGATGATATCATTGGCCAGTTTCTGATCTGTGATtttcttcctgaagtactcctccttctgtggatcattgaaccctcgtacctctgtcacccGGTCAATACAATCAGGAGGGATCtgattggctgctgcaggtcgtgaggttatccagaggagagcagagggaagcagattccCCTTGATGAGGTTTGTCAGCAGCACGTCCACTGAGGTTGGCTTCGTGACATCACAGCACTTCTCATTGTTTATGAAGTCTAGAGGAAGTCGacactcatccagaccatcaaaaaTGAAAACCGTTTTGGTTTCACCATCTTCAATGCTGTCAATCTCTTTCAGCTCTGAGAAGTAGTGGGAAAGAAGTTGCACCAGACTGTATTGGTCCTTTCTCAGGTTCAGATCACGGAAAGGAAGAGGAAACATGAAATTAACTTCCTGATTTGCTTTTCCCTCTGCCCAGTCAAGGATGAccttctgcacagagactgtttttccaatgccagcgattccttttgtcagcacagttctgatatGTTTGTCTTGTCCAGGTAAAGGCTTGAAGATGTCATTGCATTTGATTGGTGTCTCTTGTGTGGTTTGTTTCTTGGATGCCATCTCCATCTGTCTAacctcatgttcattattgagCCCTCCacttccaccctctgtgatgtagagctctgtgtagatgtCCTTGAACAGACTTTGGTTTCCATGGTGTCCAATTCCTTCAGATATGTGTTGATACTTATGTTTCAGTTTAGCCTTAATGTCTTGTTGGACTGTCAGCAGAGTTTGACCTGTAGGAAAACAATGAGAGTTGGGAATCAtaagtttgtgtgtatgtgttttataAGTACCTTTGTACCGTTCTTTGTAATATTGTATGAAATACAGTCTTACTTCTTCTGTCCAGAAGGTTGTGTGTGATCTTTAATACATCCTCACTGTCCAAACTCTCCACTTCCTTATTGTCATCTGGAAATGGTTCCTGGCTGAAAGCAGGTGGCTGATCACTCTTCATTGATTGCAGGCTGGGTGTAGGTGACTCTGCTCTGGGCTTCTGGACACTGAACAAAACAGGGAGACAGATCACCTCATCATTATCACATCAATACCTCATCCACATCCTTTAAGCAACAGTATAGTGGAATTTCTAGAAGTCCTGAGGTTTCTTTAtaaagctacagtctgaaatTGGTAAATTCATTTTTGGCCTTTTAAATGATtgatataggcctacattttatGTAATTTGGGAACACTTTTCATTAGTTTGACATAAGAGCAAAGTATACTTTGCAATTAATCTCTTACCTCTTAGAACTCTTAGAACTGGTGTCTTGAgtcattttagaggcagtggtctcctcctctctctccccagagagactcattttagaggcagtggtcccctcctctctctccccagagagactcattttagaggcagtggtctcctcctctctctccccagagagactcattttagaggcagtggtctcctcctctctctccccagagcgactcattttagaggcagtggtctcctcctctctctccccagagagactcattttagaggcagtggtctcctcctctctctccccagagagactcattttagaggcagtggtcccctcctctctctccccagagagactaattttagaggcagtggtctcctcctctctctccccagagcgactcattttagaggcagtggtctcctcctctctctccccagagcgactcattttagaggcagtggtctcctcctctctctccccagagagactcattttagaggcagtggtctcctcctctctctcctcagagagactcattttagaggcagtggtctcctcctctctctccccagagagactcattttagaggcagtggtctcctcctctctctccccagatagactcattttagaggcagtggtctcctcctctctctccccagagagactcattttagaggcagtggtctcctcctctctctccccagagcgactcattttagaggcagtggtctcctcctctctctccccagagagactcattttagaggcagtggtctcctcctctctctccccagagagactcattttagaggcagtggtctcctcctctctctccccagagagactcattttagagatagtggtctcctcctctctctccccagagagactcattttagaggcagtggtctcctcctctctctccccagagagactcattttagaggcagtggtcccctcctctctctccccagagagactcattttagaggcagtggtctcctcctctctctccccagagagactcattttagaggcagtggtctcctcctctctctccccagagagactcattttagaggcagtggtctcctcctctctctccccagagagactcattttagaggcagtggtctcctcctctctcttcccagagcgactcattttagaggcagtggtctcctcctctctctccccagagagactcattttagaggcagtggtctcctcctctctctccccagagcgactcattttagaggcagtggtctcctcctctctctccccagagagactcattttagaggcagtggtctcctcctctctctccccagagagactcattttagaggcagtggtctcctcctctctctccccagagcgactcattttagaggcagtggtctcctcctctctctccccagagcgactcattttagaggcagtggtctcctcctctctctccccagagagactcattttagatgTTAGTCACATCTCACTCAGCTACAATAAGAAGAAACAGAACAATCAATATTTCTGAACATTGAAGAACCATTAACAATGACAACACTTTTACTGTCTGTGGTCAGAGTTCAGATACTTCTTGTTGCATTTAAAACATACAGATTATTATCCAATATTATTAATTtgatttggatccccattagctgacaacagctagtctacctggttggatcccctgactccataacaacagctagtctacctggttggaacccctgactccataacaacagctagtccacctggttggatcccctgactccataacaacagctagtctacctggttggatcccctgactccataacaacagctagtctacctggttggatcccctaactccataacaacagcttgtctacctggttggatcccctgactccataacaacagctagtctacctggttggatcccctgactccataacaacagctagtctacctggttggatcccctgactccataacaacagctagtctacctggttggatcccctgactccataacaacagctagtctacctggttggatcccctgactccataacaacagctagtctacctggttggatcccccgactccataacaacagctagtctacctggttggatcccctgactccataacaacagctagtctacctggttggatcccctgactccataacaacagctagtctacctggttggatcccctgactccataacaacagctagtccacctggttggatcccctgattccataacaacagctagtctacctggttggatcccctgactccataacaacagctagtctacctggttggatcccctgactccataacaacagctagtctacctggttggatctcctgactccataacaacagctagtctacctggttggatcccctgattccataacaacagctagtccacctggttggatcccctgactccataacaacagctagtctacctggttggatcccctgactccataacaacagctagtctacctggttggatcccctgactccataacaacagctagtctacctggttggatcccctgactccataacaacagcttgtctacctggttggatcccctgactccataacaacatctagtctacctggttggatcccctgactccataacaacagctagtctacctggttggatcccctgactccataacaacatctagtctacctggttggatcccctgactccataacaacagctagtctacctggttggatcccctgactccataacaacagctagtctacctggttggatcccctgactccataacaacagctagtctacctggttggatcccctgactccataacaacagctagtccacctggttggatcccctgactccataacaacaactagtctacctggttggatgccctgactccataacaacagctagtctacctggttggatcccctgactccataacaacagctagtctacctggttggatcccctgactccataacaacagctagtctacctggttggatcccctgactccataacaacagctagtctacctggttgatcccctgactccataacaacagctagtctacctggttggatcccctgactccataacaacagctagtctacctggttggatcccctgactccataacaacagctagtctacctggttgatcccctgactccataacaacagctagtgtatttgatgctgtctggacagtgaaacagctcctctctgtctctctacgtgtagaccatgtatctgatgctgtctggacagtgaaacagctcccctctgtgaatggtcctggcgcaccaaaaaaatGGGTCacgggaagccagtttggatttggcttcactcctATCAGATCCCATtcatacgtcattgacagaaacaacttgaattgttgcatctcgttgtgttgttgtcttctGGTGACTAGCTAGTTAAAatggtccctttcctaaattagccacagatggagatggggatgtggacttgtggttttactcaATTCTCCATACTGGCtaatgattataacggcgattctgatccaaccattaattcatacattgttgtgcccctggcctgagaggatagaAGTTCAATacgtagctagatgtagaaggctaataatgataactagctaacgttgaccATGAATGGCCATGCTTtccggttttgtgataaaacaaaggtgtggttgaatttattctgccaatgTGTCTTCTCattgtctcggcctttaggcctataGCCCATCTCACGATTGAAAGACGTGAATTaacagtgattttacccacgcaccgctactggtGTGCCCTCATAATTGGCGTGAATGCAAATTGGACACGTAAACTTTAGGCTTCTGTTGGCCCGAACCTGCCAAATTGATGTATGTGCTTCAGAATGTTTTAATTATAGGCTAGGTCCGCCCGTTCTCcgttttattttacaatttgtatcatgttaaatatCAGCCAATATCGAGAACCACGGTCAGTAATAAccacatacatttataactgtcacttgaGTGATCGTTCTCCTCAAATTGTAGCTTACATTGTTGCATCATTCAATTCTGTTCACCGTTCTGTCCTCTGTCACGTCAGTGTAAGATGTTCCTGAGGGTCGTTAGTGTTAGAATGTGGGCCTGTTTGAATCGTTATGGAACTCAGACCCCACGGAGCAGGTTAAACCTGTAGCCTGGTGCACGGTTCACGACGACTGGTTGTcatacagttccatgattagtgagaaTTAGGGTAGATGTATAGGACTCTCCCTATTCAACCCCTATTGTACACTTTTTTACACCTTCCAATGTTTCATGGCTTGAACATgacaactttcaggatgaatAAACCCGCTGTATTTATTATttatcaatatacactgctcaaaaaaataaagggaccactaaaataacacatcctagatctgaatgaatgaaatattcttattaaatacttttttctttacatagttgaatgtgctgacaacaaaatcacacaaaaattatcaatggaaatcaaatttatcaacccatggaggtctggatttggagtcacactcaaaattaaagtggaaaaccacactacaggctgatccaacattgatgtaatgtccttaaaacaagtcaaaatgaggttcagtagtgtgtgtggcctccacgtgcctgtatgacctccctacaacgcctgggcatgctcctgatgaggtggcggatggtctcctgagggatctcctcccagacctggactaaagcatccgccaactcctggacagtctgtggtgcaacgtggcgttggtggatggagcgagacatgatgtcccagatgtgctcaattggattcaggtctggggaacgggccagtccatagcatcaatgccttcctcttgcaggaactgctgacacactccagccacatgaggtctagcattgtcttgcattaggaggaacccagggccaaccgcaccagcatatggtctcacaaggggtctgaggatctcatctcggtacctaatggaagtcaggctacctctggcgagcacatggagggctgtgcggcccccaaagaaatgccaccccacaccatgactgacccaccgccaaaccggtcatgctggaggatgttgcaggcagcagaacgttctccacggcgtctccagactccgtcacgtctgtcacatgtgctcatgtgttcagtgtgaacctgctttcatctgtgaagagcacagggcgccagtggcaaatttgccaatcttggtgttctctggcaaatgccaaacgtcctgcacggtgttgggctgtaagcacaacccccacctgtggacgtcgggccctcataccaccctcatggagtctgtttctgaccgtttgagcagacacatgcacatttgtggcctgctggaggtcattttgcagggctctggcagtgctcctcctgctcctccttgcacaaaggcggaggtagtggtcctgctgctgggttgttgccctcctacggcctcctccacgtctcctgatgtactggcctgtctcctggtagcgcctccatgctctggacattacgctgacagacacagcaaaccttcttgccacagctcgcattgatgtgccatcctggatgagctgcactacctgagctacttgtgtgggttgtagactccgtctcatgctaccactagagtgaaagcaccgccagcattcaaaagtgaccaaaacagcagccaggaagcataggaactgagaagtggtctgtggtcaccacctgcagaaccactcctttattgggggtgtcttgctaattgtctataatttccacctgttgtctattccatttgcacaacagcatgtgaaatgtattgtcaatcagtgttgcttcttaagtggacagtttgatttcacagaagtgtgattgacttggagttacattgtgttgtttaagtgttccctttatttgtttgagcagtgtatttagtgTGAAAACGCtgttgaatgaaaactccaccagaaaatctgttggccagcaagtgggtgTTTTCagtgattaaattacatttattCAGCGCACGCGAGGGAACCACGCCTGCAGCTGCCGTTATGCAATTTAACAAGGTAAGTCTGAATATAAACTGATGACAAGTGCGTAGGAAAGGCGTGCATAAGAAGGGCGTAATTTCATAAATTGGAATAGTGCCCGTAGTGAATACAACCACGCGCTGCTTGAGTTCACATGAGGTGCGATCAGTTTATCTCGCCCGTTGCACCGGGGCTTGTATTAAGAAGAAATGTGTGCTGACAGCGAATTAACCAGAGGGTAACATTACGCAACGGTGCGTTATATCGAGCGCACAGCAGTGAGCAAAACGGATCACCACCTTCCTGATCCGTGTCGCCAGAAAGCATTTTCAACGTTGATTTAGCCCTACATTCAAATAGTTTCTATGCCCATTGTTGCACGTCACTTTTACTTGACTGACTTGACGAAACAGAGTGTTTTCTTTAGTGACAGATTTACTTAATTCCGATGCATGTCTTCTAACGCAGTTTCGTCATGCGGGTAATAATCACGATAATGTGCTGTCAGTCGCCTTTACCAATAATACTCTACCTCATATCCCTGTAGTCTGTAACATCACATTGGATCATATTGATTAGGCTAATTAATATGAATCAACACCAAATGTAAATAAGATGTGACTTATTTATAGGTATTTTATTAACTTTATAATTCTTCAGGTGTCTTTCCCTTAAATCATCTGTCTCCCTATGAAACCCTAACTTCTCCACAACACTTTTCTACATGAAATTATAAAAGAACGTAACAAACCTCTGCTGTTTTAGTCTTCTACCGGTAAGGTCCATTTCTTCCTC from Salvelinus fontinalis isolate EN_2023a chromosome 5, ASM2944872v1, whole genome shotgun sequence encodes:
- the LOC129856137 gene encoding LOW QUALITY PROTEIN: uncharacterized protein LOC129856137 (The sequence of the model RefSeq protein was modified relative to this genomic sequence to represent the inferred CDS: inserted 1 base in 1 codon; substituted 1 base at 1 genomic stop codon) — translated: MTQDTSSKSSKSVQKPRAESPTPSLQSMKSDQPPAFSQEPFPDDNKEVESLDSEDVLKITHNLLDRRSQTLLTVQQDIKAKLKHKYQHISEGIGHHGNQSLFKDIYTELYITEGGSGGLNNEHEVRQMEMASKKQTTQETPIKCNDIFKPLPGQDKHIRTVLTKGIAGIGKTVSVQKVILDWAEGKANQEVNFMFPLPFRDLNLRKDQYSLVQLLSHYFSELKEIDSIEDGETKTVFIFDGLDECRLPLDFINNEKCCDVTKPTSVDVLLTNLIKGNLLPSALLWITSRPAAANQIPPDCIDRVTEVRGFNDPQKEEYFRKKITDQKLANDIIKHMKTSRSLHIMCHIPVFCWISATVLEMILKEAEKDEVPKTLTQMCSHFTLIQIIVKNRKYNKATETNPKELSQSDKEMILKLAKLAFQQLQKGNLIYYEEDLRECGLDVTEASEYSALCTEIFKEESGLDQEKVYSFVHLSIQEFLAAVHALESCLDKKENVFSPTSDDDEKESIRLSDLHESAVDQALKSENGHLDLFLRFLLGLSLESNQNLLRGLLTQTGSTTQSHKKTVNRIVRYLSYKIDQESSPERIINLFHCLNELGSNSLVEDMQTSLRSGTLSETRLKPDQCSALAYLLLMSEEVLEEFDLKTYNTSKEGYQRLLPVVKTCKRALLDGCKVTYKSCETLTSALQTPNSPLRELDLSYNNLGDRGVELLCVGLTSPLCNIQTLVLGQCGLTEGCCSDLASVLSSPNSQLNQLELRNNDLQDSGVTLLSAGLEDPDCKLHTLXVSTAVSVRSVLSXVTLLSAGLEDPDCKLHTLGLSGCLVTEEGCAALSSALRSNPSHLKELDLSYNHPGDSAGGLLSAALVDPTYKLMKLNVDHGGECRLKSGLRKYACHLTLDPNTANPNLILSEGNRKVTCVEERQHYEDHPDRFDCLYQVLCKEGLSGSRYYWEVERDGSMADIGVVNKGMERKGWEDASWIGGNRKSMCLLCSHSGYRFNHAGVNRIIPGPVSNRVGVYLDWPAGTLSFYSVSSSGTLTHLYTRHTTFTEPLYPGFGISFFSVTSVTLCQIDDQHIQRDHDGESLIKPGPENTRDHGGECWIKPGPGDTRDHGGECWIKPGPEDTRDHDGESLIKPGPEKMIPQSCKTCDHVEDSTHWLQIEPLTSTVQGVTMFRHRTPKGSYECTVSGLRWLCERDVILKYHFRNWDPYSQLLKDMQYTQGGPFLDITMELGELEEVHLPHFVCLGTNPSLRNEMKILHVEEHGVSLEEVHEVTRFHAKILHPKFSLISVILSYIFSWNVDVHCELMLYLTVKRETLISRLYLFPWNPGQIQAVEQQEKSQGSSRILISRPEQSFKLNSSIRLNIPCSTSINPQKIHLIQRDTTPSFFRAVMKMTGIDIEMELFSDDERTVWKEKVSQDEYITDTRSTSAVLGAGGPAESSLTGSPEHQLRSVRTKFVNQVSKAVLNGLLDGLLQHTVINQEEMESVKVIAERAEKARDIIDMVLRKGTESCSRMINLLGELDHCLCSQLQINSVGVPT